One window of Curtobacterium sp. 458 genomic DNA carries:
- a CDS encoding energy-coupling factor transporter transmembrane component T, whose protein sequence is MTAPSTAPARRTRPVPPGRPLPPPAARGIRGVQPVASLLGVLGLGVFLVLSLDVVSAAVALALELALLPLLRIPPRTLLLRTSPVLLAVPLTALSIALYGRPSGREWFDLGFAHVTDGSLTLALATALRVLAIGLPGVVLFIRADPTDLADGLAQVLRLPARFVLGALAAVRMITLLGDDWRQLAMARRARGLADTGRIRRAASMAFALLVLALRRGTTLAVAMESRGFGAPGRRTWARPARFAGPEWAMAAVLVGIGVVATAVAIAAGTWRA, encoded by the coding sequence GTGACCGCCCCGTCGACCGCGCCCGCACGCCGGACGCGACCCGTGCCTCCCGGCCGGCCCCTGCCGCCACCCGCCGCCCGCGGGATCCGCGGCGTCCAGCCCGTCGCCTCGCTCCTGGGGGTCCTCGGCCTCGGGGTGTTCCTCGTCCTGAGCCTCGACGTCGTGTCCGCGGCCGTCGCCCTCGCCCTCGAGCTCGCGCTGCTGCCGCTCCTCCGCATCCCACCGCGCACGCTGCTGCTCCGGACGTCGCCCGTGCTCCTCGCGGTCCCACTCACGGCGCTCAGCATCGCGCTGTACGGCCGACCCTCCGGACGTGAGTGGTTCGACCTCGGCTTCGCGCACGTGACCGACGGCTCCCTGACGCTCGCGCTCGCGACCGCGCTCCGGGTGCTCGCGATCGGACTGCCCGGCGTCGTGCTGTTCATCCGGGCCGACCCCACCGACCTCGCGGACGGCCTCGCCCAGGTGCTCCGGCTGCCCGCGCGGTTCGTGCTCGGAGCACTCGCGGCCGTGCGGATGATCACGCTGCTCGGCGACGACTGGCGGCAGCTCGCCATGGCCCGCCGGGCGCGGGGCCTCGCCGACACCGGACGCATCCGCCGAGCGGCGTCGATGGCGTTCGCGCTGCTCGTGCTCGCGCTCCGGCGGGGGACCACCCTCGCGGTCGCCATGGAGTCCCGGGGGTTCGGGGCGCCCGGACGCCGCACGTGGGCGCGTCCGGCCCGCTTCGCCGGCCCGGAGTGGGCGATGGCCGCGGTGCTCGTCGGGATCGGCGTGGTCGCCACCGCGGTCGCGATCGCGGCGGGGACGTGGCGTGCCTGA